One segment of Hippopotamus amphibius kiboko isolate mHipAmp2 chromosome 4, mHipAmp2.hap2, whole genome shotgun sequence DNA contains the following:
- the SERPINA10 gene encoding protein Z-dependent protease inhibitor — translation MQAVLSLLLPCILAQVWLVPSSTPGPYSQEAQEALETLTTPRAQTNISEAMRAPEEEEKMVEGEEEDAPWLTAKGQKLSRETSNLGFSLLRKISMRHDGNVVFSPLGLSWAMAALTLGSRRQSRPQLERGLRLQALNQTLSSVNQTLSSVNQTRPAHLPALFKQLRERLFPSPELGLAQGSLAFIHEDFDVKETFLNFSKRYFDTKCVTINFRNASQAKGLMNHYINKETQGKLPKLFDEINPDTKLILVDYILLKGKWLTPFDPVHTEMDTFYLDKYKAVKVPMMYRAGKFASTFDKNFRCHVLKLPYRGNATMLVVLVERIGDHLALEDYLTADLVDTWLRNMKIRKMEVFFPKFKLDQKYKMHELLKQMGIRRLFSRWADLSDLSVTERNLKVAKVLQRAMIEVDEEGTEAVAGTLSEITAYSMPPIIKVDRPFHFIIYEETSRILLFLGRVLNPTLP, via the exons ATGCAGGCGGTGCTGAGCCTCCTGCTGCCCTGCATCCTGGCCCAGGTGTGGCTGGTACCCAGCTCCACCCCTGGTCCCTACTCACAAGAGGCCCAGGAAGCGCTGGAGACTCTGACGACCCCCAGGGCCCAGACCAATATCAGTGAGGCAATGCGGgctccagaggaggaggagaagatggtggagggggaggaagaggacgCCCCTTGGCTAACAGCCAAGGGGCAGAAGCTCTCCAGGGAGACCTCCAACTTGGGGTTCAGCCTACTGCGTAAGATCTCCATGAGGCACGACGGCAACGTGGTCTTCTCCCCACTCGGCCTGTCCTGGGCTATGGCAGCCTTGACCCTGGGGTCCAGGAGGCAGAGCAGACCCCAGCTGGAGAGGGGGCTCCGCCTGCAGGCCCTGAACCAGACCCTGTCCTCAGTGAACCAGACCCTGTCCTCAGTGAACCAGACCCGGCCAGCACACCTGCCCGCCCTCTTCAAGCAGCTCCGAGAAAGGCTCTTCCCCAGCCCAGAGCTGGGCTTGGCCCAGGGGAGTCTTGCTTTCATCCACGAGGACTTTGATGTCAAAGAGACCTTTCTCAATTTCTCCAAGAGGTATTTCGATACGAAGTGTGTGACTATAAATTTTCGCAATGCCTCCCAGGCCAAAGGGCTCATGAATCATTACATTAACAAAGAGACTCAGGGGAAACTTCCCAAACTCTTTGATGAGATTAATCCTGACACCAAATTAATTCTTGTGGATTACATCTTACTCAAAG GGAAATGGCTGACCCCTTTTGACCCTGTCCACACCGAGATGGACACTTTCTACCTGGACAAGTACAAGGCAGTCAAGGTGCCCATGATGTACAGGGCAGGAAAGTTTGCCTCCACTTTTGACAAGAATTTTCGTTGCCACGTCCTCAAACTGCCTTACCGAGGAAATGCCACCATGCTGGTGGTCCTCGTGGAGAGGATAGGTGACCACCTTGCCCTTGAAGACTACTTGACCGCAGACCTGGTGGACACGTGGCTCAGGAACATGAAAATCAG AAAAATGGAAGTTTTCTTTCCAAAGTTCAAGTTAGACCAGAAGTATaagatgcatgagctgcttaaACAGATGGGAATCAGGAGACTCTTCTCACGCTGGGCTGACCTCAGTGATCTCTCCGTTactgaaagaaatcttaaagtAGCCAAG GTTTTACAAAGAGCGATGATTGAGGTGGATGAAGAAGGAACGGAGGCAGTGGCGGGAACCCTGTCAGAAATCACTGCTTATTCTATGCCTCCCATCATCAAAGTGGACCGGCCATTTCACTTCATCATCTATGAAGAAACCTCCAGAATCCTGCTGTTTCTGGGCAGGGTGCTGAATCCGACTCTCCCGTGA